The window TAAAGCAAATACTACATACAGTTCATTCTTAAGCTTTTTACACAAGAGAGATGACTGACATCAAATCATTTTACTACATGACTTAGCTGGTTTAGCTAACGTTTGACGGCTGAAAAGGAGGCACATGGATCTCAGCCAACATGCAGTGGAAAGTGAGACTTGCACCCTAGAAAGGCTCCATCTCCATGGATAACTCCACATAAGATAGTGGAAGTCttgaagggagggagggatccGGTGCCTTTGTGTCTGGGTTTCAAGTTAACTGTTTGAAAAAATCTCCTTTGCTTTTCCATGCCTGAATCCAGAGGATCATTATGGAAAAAGAGGCCTAAGCACTTTCACACTCAGATTCACGGAAAGTGGAAAGCAAAGAGACCGTGGTAAAGGTATGTGGGATTAAAGCCAATATAGCCACTGGCTCTTATCTCAtctgaaacaacaaaataacctCAAGATTTGAAGCAATCTATGACTTACATTAATGTGAAATAGTCCAGAGACAGTTAGTCTTAGTTTGCTCCTGTTTGTAGATCAGGTGTCACAATTGTTTGCAGCTTTtcagatttacagtatgtgcctTTGTGTGTGAACTTACAAGGCTGTTTAGCCTACATGTAACTCCACccttgtatgtatgtgtatgtaagtgtgtgtgtatcgcTAACAGCCTGTTAAGTTGATGTTGGCATCAGATGAGAGGACTGGTCTCACATATGTGGGGGTATTTCGTGGGCTAATCGTTACTTTAGTATCAACTCTCTGGAGTTAGGGTCATTATAAACTGCAGTCTGACATACAAAAACAGACTGAACACAGATGTTGTGAGGCAGATAATGCTGGGAACACACTAGAAGTAAATCACATTTGAAAGTGCATTGGTTCACATTCATAACAACAGATATCTCTGATTTATTGTGTCTTTCTTTCATAAATCTGCTCACTCTTGATGGGGTTTCCCACAATAAATTATGTAAGAAACGTCACAGACATTACGATCTCACTGGAACCAGTATATCATGTGAAGTGTGAAAAcagaatgacatttttttgcttAGATAATCAAGCCTTCATATGTTTCAATTTGTGGAAATGCTAGCACCGAAATGATGTGCATTTATaaattttaaatacaaattttgggcattttgggaaatacctgatttgctttcttgccaggTGTTAGATGTCAAGAATgctaccactctcatgtctgtgcattagACATAAAGACAGAGCTAGGAgtcaattagcttagcttagcataaacactgagGGGAAACAGCTTGCTGGTTCTCTCCAAAGTCCAAAAATACACCCACCAGCACTTctaagctcactaattaacagtTTGTGCTCTTTTGTTTGAATCcatgcagaaacagaaatgtaaattgacaatttgcatttgtattgGGATTGCTGTACCTATTTCTTGGTAATTCACAGTCAGGGGTAGTGATTTCCCTCAGTCTTGTTGGCCCCATGAAGTTGCCAGGAAGATAGTGAAGATGTAGCATGGAAGTGTTAGGTGGACAAAGAAAGTGTTGTCAGTTAAGATATTGTTAGAGCATGTGGCTCCCCCTAGCCAGGCtagccagctagctagctagagCTATGATGTTTGCTTCCACTAATGCTAAACAAAGTAGTCAACTCCTGGTTCTAGCTCTTCATAattaatgcacagacatgatGAGTTTGGTATCGATGTTCCTATCTAATACTAATTTgtgaataagcgtatttcccaaaatgtcaaactattcctaaTAAGttataaacaaacagaagtaTGGTTAGCGTTTGTCTTGACACAATTGTGTACAAGTTTGGAAGCAATGGAGGTTGTACTATATAGACAAACACAATTTTTCCCTCTTGGGATAAGGTGTTAAGAGGAAATCTTTCATGGAGACAGAACAATATCTTACTTCACTTTGTTCCAGGGTAAACCTGACTCTCATTGGCTGTGATTGCCACACACCACAGGACTCATATTAGCCTGCAGATTTTAGGTTGCAGTATGAAGTAGGCTATGTTTGGTATGATTACGGCTGCAAGTTCAATCTCCAATGTCCCTTTCGATTGTCATGATGGACAAATCTGTTCTAAATCAGCCCAAAAGTCTTCTATTGTGTTCCCAGTTTAAGCTACACAGGATTCAAACATGGgtgcaaaagaaaaatactaCCATGAAATACTCCAGTAGGGtatacaaaacatttacttttgcACCTTGGTCTCTTAAAAGAAAGTTATATCAAAGTTCATATAAAATTATATGTACAATTTCGTTAtaattttgagacattttgctTCTCAAAAACCATttgaatacaaaataatatagaCTATAAATAAACAACACTTTTTACATAAGGAACAGTTattagtggtgtgtgtgtgtgtgtgtgtttctctcataGCTGCTGTTCCCCAAACAGTATCTGAGCGTACACTGTGCCGCTACATGATGCCTTGGTTTCCGGAATTGGCTTCACCAGATCCAGCTCTGCGTAGGTCAGATTCTCCTCCACAATCCTGGGCTGGAGATTTGAAAACGGAGAAGTGAGAGGGGAAAGGATAATATTGATGGAGGAGATGGGGAGTGGGAGGTGATATGGAAGGGAAGTGGTATCAGTGgtgagaaaatgaaaggaagatTTTATGTAAAACTCCATTAAGCTAATTACAAGGCTGAAGATGCCATAGTTTTGCCCTGTTTACTCAAACGACATTGGGGTGTCAAATATGAATACTGACAAGAAATCCTCTGTACTTTGGAGTCAAAGTCAAAACTGATCCCTAAACAGCAGTTATCAAGCACCCAATATACTCGATGATGTTAGAtgttttcccctctcctctttttgGTTTGCTTCTCGTTTACATCACTGGTTTGGAAAATGTGAGCAGGCTATGTGCACACGTCACCTTACAGGATTTCTGGGTAGAGGTTGCCAAAATTCAATTACCTCTTGCACTTTTTAGTCCACCGAAATGCCAAGTTGTTATAGAGGCACTTCATTCCAGTGACAATTAGCTTATGTGGCACCTTTTACAACATTTTGTGGTACTTTTGCTGACATCAAATTCCTTTCACACAGCACATGTGGCGCAAAGACAATAACAACTTTTATCAAAATGTACCAATGCATGTGGTATATGCAACACTTTTGCATACTTTTAATATGTCAGTTacacaaaagtaaaaacaggTGAAAATGATTACTGGATAGTTTTCAGATTATTTGGCAACAATAAAAGAATgacaataaaagtaaataatgtgTAAAAGGGCTCAGTTGGTACTCACCAAGACTACTTTCCTTGGTTGTGGTTTTAAAAGTTTGGGTTTCCGTGTTTTGTCTCCAATGGGAGCTGCAGGGACGAAACAAAAgttattgttttcagttttgagaTCTagcaaatataatttatttatgcGTATGTCAGGATCCAGTGCTCTCCACCAAAACCGCAAACATGGCAAGCACTCAGATACACATTGTGCTTAGACAGTCTAGCACTGAGTATCCAAGGAATGTTTTCCTAATACTTAAAATCCGATACCACTTCTAGAGTGATCAgtctttttgtgctatgttctCAGCATAACACAAAAAAATTTAACTCTTTggtttaaaaagcaaaaatgaacaTCAGttacaaaaaacagcaacaatcaGCAGCCTCAGCCTTACTGAAGTGAGCTCCAAAACCCCACATTAGCTAACCCCTTGTAGGGTCTCTCTGTCGTCACGGTTGAGTTTAAGAACATCAACAAGTTGGGAGGAAATCTGGGAAAGAATCAAGGCCTTTAAGACTGTTCTGAACTCAAAAATTTCTTGCTTTCATGGGAAAAAGTTGATGTATTACATTCTGCATACTAATTAAGAAGTGGGACTGAGCTGTGGTTTGTTAGAGGTGAGAAAGTTCTCTCAGTTTATATGTGGAAAGGGTGGAGGTTTACCTCCATGTTTGGAAAGCCATGCTGAACAAAATGAATCAAGAGTAAACCTCAGTTTGGACTGATGCTCATACTCAGCTATTTCTGCTTGTGTTCTTCACTGACAAGAACAAGTAAATGGCAAATAGAGGCAAATATGCAGAACTGTCAAAATTAGCAATATCAccaaagagagagaacagtaaGTGAGAATATGGGTACAGGCTTGTGTTTACCTTTCGCTGGTATCTCTGGTGGTATCTCCTCTTGGTAGTCTCTGCTCCTTTTCTTCCTGTACCTCCTCTCCTTCTTAGGCAGGGCAGGAGACACACTGATCACACTAGTGACTGTTTCTCCTGAGctggaatgaaaacagaaaaccaaatgaTCTTACACATCAAAATCTTTTTACAGGTCTTTGGAAGTtcactgcatatgtgaaaaaagttgtataaattTGCCTTTTGTGACTCCAGAAGAACCTTCGCAAAAGCTGATAAATTGCTTCAAGTGATGTCGCTAGAGTCAATGTtgggttggggctgaagactacaaatttaaaaaatctggggctagaaagaagtgaggtctCTGTAGCCCACTTTTCATCGCTgcttgaggctagcagctcGAGGCTAGCAGCtcgaggctacattagctgctactagcataacacccGAATTTCTGAACCAAACTGTCAGTGATTGTATTGCATTCTGGGTAATGTAGACACCAAAATCTGGTGTCTACATTagattttgacaaggaagaagaaagcATCAAATAAAAAGGACAATATATCTGGTtctcaattttgtttttttttaactgtccatcatgagttTACTGATTTAGCCTAGGAGGGAGGCTTAATCTGTGCTTTAATAAGTGTGAAGCTGTATCAGCCTAACATCTTACCTGTTCTGAGGGCTTTTGACCAAGTGGTAATTATCTGCAGAGAAACAACCCATTTAGAAACATAATAAATGGTGTGGAGACAAGTATTATGTCAGTGAAATGCAAACTTCTCATTTCTTTCTTAATACAAAGTTAATTTTGTTTGGAGTTTTTAGTTAGGAAGGAATGGGTggagtaaaagaagaaaaaatagaaacaagaTAACAaggaaaatggagagaaaaagaaagaaaggtcagaggtcattggaGAGTAATGCTGCTGTTGCTGACCTTTTAACCTCTGCTTCCTCTGTATGTACTGGCAGGTTACCGTCACCGtgaacatgcacatgcacagcAGGCCCACTGAGCAGATCAGTACCGCACAAAGGTACacatctgaaacacacaaacatgtacacacacataattcCAACAGTACATCGGCCTCATGCCTATTGCTTCACTGTACACAAAAATCTGAAGGAAAAAATAGTACATGTTTGCTGAGCTATTTCAGGCACTGTAGTATATCCTTTGGGTTGGGCTATTTTTGCCTGCCAAGGACGATACAGTGCCAGtccaccacaaacacacacacgcacacacactaaaaatatGCCGACTTACCTTCAAACAAGCTCCACAGGCTTTCTTTGGCCTTGGTGGCTGGTAGGACATGCACTACacggagaaagaaagagagaggggaaacaTGTAAAGTCATCACTGTGGCTTCCCTGCCGCCTGATTACACGCTGGCTGgagtttaaataaagttaattgtaGGAAGACAACAAGCTGAGGTTTGCCTCCTCCCTGCCTGATCCAGTCTCTGAATCACTGTCCAGAGAGCCCAACCTTTACTGGATGAAAAAGGACAAATAACTCATTAACTTGGACATTAGTGACAGTTGGTTTAGAGTTATGCataatcataaaatgtcaccTTACATTAATCAATGCTCTGGCCTCAACTTTCTCTTTCATGTTCACAACAAACTGTTAAGGCAGAACGGGGCAACCTCTGCACATTTTAGCTATGTTCACGCAGCGGCTGAGAATGTTCCAACTCAGActtgttttttctcacttgtGAGCCAGATTTGATGTTTTCTCATCAGTGTAAACATAAAATTGTGGCATGGACTCACTTTAAAATTCCAATATGGATGCAAAACAGTACAAAATCAGATCCTAGTCCATGTGATCTACAGGCAATGCTCAAAAAAGTTTCCCATGACACtaagtaaaaaatacattatttgatgCCTCATTCCTTTTGCTAACCCCCTTACTCCCTGTTGGTACGCCTGCCAAGATTTCCAATCTAGCACTGCACTAATGTAGTTTACAATGATAACTGAGGCAAATTTTCCACTTGGAATTTGCGGTATAGGTTCTTGATTTGAGACAGGGGTAAACAAAAGGGGGCTTCTCATTTTTAGTTGGCAAGTGCGGATTTACACAGTTAAAACATCAGTTgctggctagctagctagctatagCTAGCTAATCAACGTTTTAGCTCCATGATTTGGTTGGAACTCCATCTCTGGTTGAGCTTTTAATGCCTTAGCTGGCGCATATAAAATTAGCATCCTGCAAAGGGTTATACGTATGCATTTTATTGCTACATACATGATGCTGATTATAACTTGTTGTATTATATTACCTACTTTAgttttaataatgtaatatctTTGTCCTATTTATGCAGTCTTTAGTACAGTATTCATTGTGCAATCCTGTAATGCATAATGACAATAATGCTGAACCTTGAAACAAAGGagcagctttgtttttgtttgcttgacTCTGACAGACCGGCCAAAATACAAAGTAATTAATTAAAGTGCAAACCATGATGAGAATTAGGACACACAAGAAGACAGACTGCATCGAGAGGTGGTGTAGTAAAATACTTTAGGGAgaaggttaaataaaataaaaataaaataaaattttaaaattccaAACAGCATGCTGGTGGATAGGGGCCCAAACAAGATTGGTTGCAACATGGTTTTTGGGGTTTTAATGAGCCCAAAAATTGATTATGAGCACCAATGGGGAATCAAAGGCATACAGTATGAATACAGCCTAAATCTATGTAATGAGAATCCCAGCTAAGTCTTCTGTCCAAAATGGCTGAGAAGTTATGTTTCCCATTCTGAACCTAAAATCTCACCTCACATACTCACTCATTTCTCCACCCCATCTGACCACAGCAATCTTAACACCACTGTACGCTTGCTGAGCTGGTGGTAGGAAGCTCGTGAAATGACACCCACCAGGGCATCCTGAAATACCCCAAACCACCAGCAGCTGACGACGCTGGCTGGAAACCTTCCCATAAGCACACTGTCTGCACTACTTGttgactgattgactgacaAACTGGCTAAAAGCTAGCTTTAGATAACCTCAAAACATATCTTGTAGGAGCCATTACAGAGATCCTCCCTGCATTCCTCTGGCATTGGTACTTACTGTAAGATAACTCTGTGAACCAATACCATGTTTTCAACAAATTAGTATCCAGAATCTTCATTACTTAACATACAAAGGAGTGGATGCACATTAAGAGAAAATGACCTAATTTACCTAATTATGATATAATATTTTTCagtcactgaaaaaaaattgagGAAAGATTAGATGGCATAATGTATAGAGGTGTGTAGATGTGTCTGAGAGAATTACAAATGTCAAACATCACATAAAGCAGAGGGATGTTTACTGCAAAGCCTgcagtcttcagctgtgattgaATCCTGGAAAAGAGTTTCTGCAAAATGCTACATCAAACTTATACCTCTACAGTCAAACCAGTCATTTTGTTACGGGATAACATTCATTTAAAGTTAATTTCACAGCATGAGGCCAGCAATAACAGGGCATCCTAATACACAACAGCAGACAGCAAGTCTCATTCACCATTTCACAGCCTAATACGTTCAGCAATGCCAGTTTAGACTTTTATTCTCTATCATGATGTCATGTCTTTTTGCTGTTTATTGGTTCTCagttagcattttttttctctttgtttcaatattttcattgatctttttttctACACTGTTGGTGGAAAGGCTTTTATGGATCCAACAGTGCTTAGACTGTTGGGAAGTTACTTTTGAATTCGGTCTGCCATCTGTGAAACCACTAACCCTAAACTGACCATATGTGACCTACATTCTACTATTTGGAAACATTGCCCCTAATCATTTTTAAGTTGAAGatagacaaaaaaataacttgAATATTTACTTTGTAAATATAAGTAGGTTTGCAGATTAAATGATTTAGAACAGTGTTAAGCAGaatttttatgtttaacacacatttaatcAGCCTAAATTATAATGTGTGgtgtcaataaaaaaatgtcagatcCACTTGACTTGTTTAACTTGATACTTggacaaaactttttttcagaGTCTGAGTTGGTATCAAATAAACCAGCACtggtgaaaaacattttttgaatgtcACAGTAACTGGATAGTGGTTTTCATTGTGTTTGACCCCTATTGTATTTGCAAAGCTTGTGTAAAGGGCATAATTTATGATATAATAACTCTGGTGTTGTAATGTTCCTTTTCCCTATTGTCATCATTCCTTATGAAATCCTAAAACCACCAATGTGTGTAATCGACAGTATCTGGGATAAAACTACCGCAGATATATCAGTGGGTACAAACACTAGCTTCACTGTAGGATGCACAGATTCAGTGTgaaatatcattaaaaacagCCCTTCTCCAACTtctttaaaacagcagatggtttaatttaaaaacCTGCCCTTCATTTACAGTGAATTATTCACAACATAAGTCTTAATAATGTCAATGATGTCAGtgtggtttttttgtttctgtgtggcAGCTGAACATGTTGGAATAATCAGAAATGGGATGAAGCTAGTGTACTGTATGCCATAAAACTGCCTTTATCTTCGTCTagaaaatgtcttctttttacAGCTACTTTTGAATGGTTAATACTGCATCAGACTACACTGGGAACATTTAACAAACTACTTTTTGTTCATCAGAGAGGACAGAGTTACATTCAAATGCTGACTGTATTTCAGacttgtggctttttttttgtgcccAACAAACCCAACGCTGTAAACATCAATACACTGATGTGGACTTGAGTGAATAATGAtcctctctgttttcatcatcCACTGAGTCAATCACTGTTCTGTATCCAtctaatttactgtattataaaTGACTGGAGATGAATGTAAGTACACTGCGGTGTTGTATGTCTTGACAAAGCTTTGAATAATCCAGCCTTTAACTTCCTGTTGTCTCTTTGCATCCTTTCTCCTAAGAATTAGCATCTTTCTGTACACTTGCTGACTGTGTCCCTATTATGACCACAAACACAGGCCTATCTCTGTGGCTTCTTGTTCTATGATTCCCCTTTTTATGCCACTTTCAACTTTTTACTATCAGAAAAATCCTTATTTGTCCTatctttccttctcttccttctcaAGAGATTTTTGTGGCCCCAGAGCTGCGATATTTctgatttttccttttccttttggAGCTGCCAATATACTGCCCAGAGTTCCCTATTCTTACTATACTTAAACCCATGCCACATCCGTGTGCCATGCACTTCTTCGAAACACCCTTGTTAACTTGCATTCGCCCACATGTGTTATAGAAATACCTAAGAGTTCAGTTTGTTTATGCCAAGAGGAGGCTGTATGCACATTGTGCCCTCAGTTTTTCTACCaaaccctctgacctctctgaCTGTGTTTATTATAGCAATAGTAGGTAAAGTAATGGGAGTTTTGAGTGAGAGACAGATTGTGGAAACACCTGGTCACCTAATGTTATCTGACCACAGGAATTCCATCAGTTtaacatcacacaaacacacacacataagtgcACATGGAGTCTCAGTCATCTGCTGTTCCTCGTCTAAAGTGGGGACCAGGGGCACTGGTCCCAGTGGGGGTTTGGCCCTCAGATGTGTAGCTGATGTTTATCATAGCTGTCAACCGGTGTTGACATGGAAGAAATACCACTGCCAGCTGGTCCACTGGGAAGAAATAGTGCAGCTTTCCTGTGTTGCTTAAGCTTTGGCTTGTCCATTATAATTACCCAACATAGATCCTGGACAGTGTATTCCAAAGTGATCTCCAAAGGTATTAATCATTCATTATTGCAAAACTGAACAGTTTGCTGTAGAGTTGCTGTTTGGTTAAGGGTCATCATTTTGGTTCACCTggattttgttttaaaagtatACAAGATTGATTTTAACAAATTTTCTCCCAGATTTTATAATCAGGGCCCCCTTTACGCATCTTTTATAGCCCCCTATGCACCCAAAATTATTATGCCTTATGATCCAAGAGGACATTGTCCAGTGCAAATTAAAGTTAACAAGGTCCTCTTGCAGTGAGCACAGCTCACACAATGCGTCTGGTAGGGCTGGACAATATGgccaaaaataaaatcctgaTTTTCTTGGAGCTTGAGGTcacaattaaattttttttttctcttcaaaatGCAGGGAAACTAAAACGATCTAAACGTCATTTTTTTAGGTCTTCATGTGCAAGAATAATGAAAGATGTGCATCATTTGCATATTCAAAAAGCATCGGTTATCCCATACAACTATGGACTGGCAGTACAAGATGCCTAAATTAAGCAGAAGCTTAGCTTCTTGTCACTTCTGTTGTGTAATGTAGGAAAAATG is drawn from Thunnus thynnus chromosome 20, fThuThy2.1, whole genome shotgun sequence and contains these coding sequences:
- the vstm4b gene encoding V-set and transmembrane domain-containing protein 4 — its product is MKISSVVFALLTRALFEDLCLAINVTITPSPFTVAQEGQNITLSCIVSQRRRNAALPVVKWTFLPAGTDRPEDELLIARVNMRKARFYGNYTKSFSWPKMKLTVVKQGKIFDLLILNVSEGDRGLYICRVQEFKKHQDRWKASSNATAATELRVHVLPATKAKESLWSLFEDVYLCAVLICSVGLLCMCMFTVTVTCQYIQRKQRLKDNYHLVKSPQNSSGETVTSVISVSPALPKKERRYRKKRSRDYQEEIPPEIPAKAPIGDKTRKPKLLKPQPRKVVLPRIVEENLTYAELDLVKPIPETKASCSGTVYAQILFGEQQL